AGAAAACAGAATAGAAGATTATGAAGAAAACTTACAAGAAGTTCTATTAACATCAGTTAGTTATAATGATACAAGAAGGGGAAATGAAGCCTTTTATCACGGACTAATAATGGGAATGGGACTATATTTAGAAGGAGAATATATAACAAAGTCAAATATAGAAAGTGGCTTAGGAAGATATGATTTTGTAATAGAACCAAAGAATAAGAGTAAAAGAGCCTATATAATGGAATTTAAGTCAACAGACAGTGTAGATAAGTTGGAAGAAGTATCAAAAGAAGCACTAAAACAGATAGAAGATAAAAAATATGATGTATCATTAAAACAAAATGGTGTGAAAGATATAACATATATGGGTATAGCATTTTGTGGAAAGCAAATAAAAATTAGTTACAAATATTAATAAAATTCATTGACAAAATATAATATTTGAAATATTATAGAAATAAGTACTAACTATAATTAAATTATTGGAGGAAACTATGAAAAAAAATTTTTTTGGAAAGTTGTTTGGGCTGACAATTTTAATGTTTACACTTTTATTTTCAGGGGCTTCTGCTGAAATATTTGAAGGAACAGGATTTGGATATGATAAAGATGGAATTATCCTTGATGTAGAAATAAATGATAGTAAGATCACTGATGTAAGAGTTAAAAGAGCTAAAGAATCAGAATTTGCAACACCAGCTATTCAAGAGATTGCTAAAAAGGTTATAGCGACTCAAAGTTTAG
The sequence above is a segment of the Fusobacterium simiae genome. Coding sequences within it:
- a CDS encoding PD-(D/E)XK nuclease domain-containing protein; the encoded protein is ENRIEDYEENLQEVLLTSVSYNDTRRGNEAFYHGLIMGMGLYLEGEYITKSNIESGLGRYDFVIEPKNKSKRAYIMEFKSTDSVDKLEEVSKEALKQIEDKKYDVSLKQNGVKDITYMGIAFCGKQIKISYKY